AAATCTGAAATTTTGGTAGGATGATTTTCGTAAAAATTATGACTTAATGCTACTAAGAAAATGGTTAGAATAATAAACAATGATGAAAACGCAGTAGAGAACTTACTTACTGTAATCATGTTGTTGTAATAACTCTGCTCTAATCCAAATTCGTTATAGTTAAGTGCCAAAACACCTAATAAACCAATAATGGTAATAGGAACGATGGCCTTTCTTAAATTAAGAATTTCAAACAATAGGCAGAAAATACCCAATCCTGTTATAGCTATTAATGTATTCATTTTTGCTTTTTTGATTTAGGAAATCTAAAACTAATGACGCCCTAATTTATTTTTATTTAAAATATTAATTTTTGTTGATAACGCTTAGAATTGTCTCTAAACTTGGTGTAATCAAATCTGTAATTGGTTTTGGATAAAATCCGAAGAAAATTAAAACCACAATAATTACTACTAATGAAATTCCTTCATTAACAGAAACATCTGCAAAAGTTTTAGTATTAGTTTCTCCTAACATTACATTTTGAAACATTTTAAGCATATAATAAGCTCCTAAAATAATAGTTGTTCCGCCAAAAACAGCAAACCAAATATTAATTTGAGAAAGACTATACAAAACAGTAAACTCTCCAACGAAATTAAAAGTACTTGGCAAAGCTACAGAAGCTAATACCAAAATTAAAAACATAGAAGTGAATTTTGGAGATTGTGTACGAATACCTCCTAAATGTGAAATTTCTCTTGTTTCATATCTTCTGAAAATAATTTCGGCAGCAAAAAACAATCCAACTACTACAAAACCGTGAGCGATCATTTGTAAAACAGCTCCACGTAAACCGTCAATAGTTAACGTGTAAGTTCCTGCAGCAATTAATCCAACGTGCGCAAGAGATGAATAAGCTAATAATTTCTTTAAATCTTTTTGTCTTAAAGCTACGATTGATCCGTATATAACTCCGGCAATTCCTAAAGCAATAAAGATATTCATGTATTCTTTTGCAGCCAATGGTGCAATTGGCAATTGCCAACGAATAACACTGTATAATCCCATTTTTAGCATAATACCAGATAAAAGCATTGTTCCAACTGTTGGTGCTTTTTGGTACACATTTGCCTGCCATGTATGGAAAGGAATAATTGGAATTTTAATAGCATAAGCTAAAAAGAAAGCTAAGAAAATCCAAAGTTGCTCAGAAGCTGATAAGTCTAATTTGTATAAATCTTCGATTAA
This genomic window from Flavobacterium sp. 9 contains:
- a CDS encoding NuoM family protein — translated: MNVSLILIILLIGAFATYFVGDKLASKVALFFSLAALGCSIVLLNHFCAGENISLINAWITQPKISFALNADGLGIAMLLLTIALTPIIIFSSFGNEYKNSKAFYALILFMAFAMTGTFLAADGLLYYIFWELALIPIYFIALIWGNGDAEERRKAVVKFFIYTLAGSLFMLIAFIYLYQKAGSFLIEDLYKLDLSASEQLWIFLAFFLAYAIKIPIIPFHTWQANVYQKAPTVGTMLLSGIMLKMGLYSVIRWQLPIAPLAAKEYMNIFIALGIAGVIYGSIVALRQKDLKKLLAYSSLAHVGLIAAGTYTLTIDGLRGAVLQMIAHGFVVVGLFFAAEIIFRRYETREISHLGGIRTQSPKFTSMFLILVLASVALPSTFNFVGEFTVLYSLSQINIWFAVFGGTTIILGAYYMLKMFQNVMLGETNTKTFADVSVNEGISLVVIIVVLIFFGFYPKPITDLITPSLETILSVINKN